The Devosia sp. A16 genome includes a window with the following:
- the ccmA gene encoding heme ABC exporter ATP-binding protein CcmA, with protein sequence MPVSEAFQPHLSVRGLSVRRGERWLFTDLDFALGPGGVLLLRGPNGVGKSTLLLALAGIVRPDAGSIEGAEPTELHLVNYQSGLKGRLTVGENLKFWQAMNGANGLAVEAALDMVGIGGLGGLEAGYLSSGQLRRLSLARLLVSARPIWLLDEPSAALDAAGEALLGRLIDAHRAQGGIAVIATHQDLSLADPAGIETLTLGGAR encoded by the coding sequence ATGCCCGTTTCCGAGGCCTTTCAACCGCATCTCAGTGTTCGCGGCCTCAGCGTGCGGCGCGGCGAGCGATGGTTGTTCACCGATCTCGATTTTGCGCTGGGCCCGGGCGGCGTTCTGCTGCTGCGCGGGCCCAACGGGGTGGGCAAGTCGACATTGCTGCTGGCGCTCGCCGGGATCGTGCGGCCCGATGCCGGGAGCATCGAGGGGGCCGAGCCGACCGAGCTGCACCTCGTCAACTACCAGAGCGGGCTGAAGGGCCGGCTGACGGTCGGCGAGAACCTGAAATTCTGGCAGGCGATGAACGGGGCGAACGGGCTCGCCGTGGAGGCGGCGCTGGACATGGTGGGGATCGGCGGCCTCGGCGGGCTGGAGGCCGGCTACCTCTCCTCCGGACAGCTCCGGCGGCTGTCGCTGGCGCGGCTCCTGGTGAGTGCGCGGCCGATCTGGCTGCTGGACGAGCCGAGCGCCGCACTGGATGCCGCGGGCGAGGCGCTGCTCGGCCGACTGATCGATGCGCATCGGGCGCAGGGCGGCATCGCGGTGATCGCCACTCACCAGGACCTGTCGCTGGCCGACCCCGCGGGGATCGAGACGCTGACCCTGGGGGGCGCGAGATGA
- the acnA gene encoding aconitate hydratase AcnA — protein sequence MTSKSLDSFKSRTTITVGDRTYSYFSIPLAEQNGLKGVSQLPHSMKVVLENLLRFEDGVTVTRADIEAVADWLRTRISEHEISYRPARVLMQDFTGVPAVVDLAAMRDATAKLGADPQKINPLVPVDLVIDHSVMVDSFGTPLSFLQNVDLEYERNGERYEFLRWGQKAFDNFRVVPPGTGICHQVNLEYLAQTVWTRKDETTGEFYAYPDTLVGTDSHTTMVNGLAVLGWGVGGIEAEAAMLGQPITMLIPEVIGFKLTGKINEGITATDLVLTVTEMLRKKGVVGKFVEFYGPGLDYLSLEDQATIANMAPEYGATCGFFPVDSDTLAYLETSGRDADRVALVKAYSEAQGMFRTTDSPDPLFTDTLSLDLATVVPSLSGPKRPQDRVSLVDAAPKFAEAMKDLAGGRKERTALPESKAESRFVDEGATGVDDIPEEATLPVRGEKYGLNDGHVVIAAITSCTNTSNPNVLIAAGLLARKARAKGLTSKPWVKTSLAPGSQVVTDYLNAAGLSADLDALGFNLVGYGCTTCIGNSGPLPEAISECINANDLVAASVLSGNRNFEGRVNPDVRANYLASPPLVVAYAIAGTMNKNLATDPLGTGSDGKPVYLKDIWPTNQEIADIVRTVITPKMFLGRYSDVFKGDENWQAIAVDGGETYRWNSSSTYVQNPPYFEGLTMEPAPVTDIQEARVLSLFLDSITTDHISPAGSFKAGTPAGKYLVERQVAPKDFNSYGARRGNHEVMMRGTFANIRIKNQMVPGVEGGFTKGPTGEVMPMYDAAMAYQKSNTPLVIFAGKEYGTGSSRDWAAKGTRLLGVRAVIAQSFERIHRSNLIGMGVLPLQFADGESWQTLHLDGSETVTIEGLTTLTPRSTVKVKIVRADGRIEEVSTRCRIDTVNELEYYQHGGILHYVLRNLVAA from the coding sequence GTGACCTCGAAATCCCTCGACAGCTTCAAGTCCAGAACCACGATCACCGTCGGGGACAGGACCTACAGCTACTTCTCCATTCCGCTGGCGGAACAGAACGGGCTGAAGGGCGTCTCGCAGCTGCCGCACTCGATGAAGGTGGTGCTGGAAAACCTGCTGCGCTTCGAGGACGGCGTTACCGTCACCCGCGCCGATATCGAAGCCGTCGCCGACTGGCTGCGCACCCGCATTTCCGAGCACGAGATTTCCTACCGTCCGGCCCGCGTGCTGATGCAGGATTTCACCGGCGTCCCCGCCGTGGTCGATCTCGCCGCCATGCGCGACGCCACCGCCAAGCTCGGCGCCGACCCGCAGAAGATCAACCCGCTGGTGCCGGTCGACCTGGTCATCGACCACTCGGTGATGGTCGATAGCTTCGGCACGCCGCTGAGCTTCCTGCAGAACGTCGATCTCGAATATGAGCGCAACGGCGAGCGCTACGAGTTCCTGCGCTGGGGCCAGAAGGCCTTCGACAACTTCCGCGTCGTGCCGCCCGGCACCGGCATCTGCCACCAGGTGAACCTCGAATACCTGGCCCAGACCGTCTGGACCCGCAAGGACGAGACCACCGGCGAGTTCTACGCCTACCCCGACACGCTGGTCGGCACCGACAGCCACACCACCATGGTCAACGGCCTCGCCGTGCTCGGCTGGGGCGTCGGCGGCATCGAGGCCGAAGCGGCGATGCTCGGCCAGCCCATTACCATGCTGATCCCCGAGGTCATCGGCTTCAAGCTGACCGGCAAGATCAACGAGGGCATCACCGCCACCGACCTGGTGCTGACCGTCACCGAGATGCTGCGCAAGAAAGGCGTGGTCGGCAAGTTCGTCGAATTCTACGGCCCCGGCCTCGACTACCTGAGCCTCGAAGACCAGGCGACGATCGCCAACATGGCCCCGGAATACGGCGCCACCTGCGGCTTCTTCCCGGTCGACAGCGACACCCTCGCCTATCTCGAGACCTCCGGCCGCGACGCCGACCGGGTGGCCCTGGTGAAGGCCTATTCGGAGGCGCAGGGCATGTTCCGCACCACCGACAGCCCCGATCCGTTGTTCACCGACACGCTGTCGCTCGACCTCGCCACCGTCGTTCCCTCGCTCTCGGGCCCCAAGCGCCCGCAGGACCGCGTTTCGCTGGTCGATGCGGCGCCGAAATTCGCCGAGGCGATGAAGGATCTGGCCGGTGGCCGCAAGGAGCGCACCGCGCTGCCGGAGTCGAAGGCCGAGAGCCGCTTCGTCGATGAAGGCGCGACCGGCGTCGACGATATCCCCGAAGAGGCGACGCTGCCGGTCCGGGGCGAGAAATACGGCCTCAACGACGGCCATGTGGTGATCGCCGCGATCACCTCGTGCACCAACACCTCGAACCCCAACGTGCTGATCGCGGCCGGGCTTCTCGCCCGCAAGGCGCGCGCCAAGGGGCTGACGTCGAAGCCGTGGGTCAAGACCTCGCTGGCGCCCGGCTCGCAGGTGGTGACCGACTACCTCAATGCCGCTGGCCTCTCGGCCGATCTCGACGCGCTCGGCTTCAACCTCGTCGGCTATGGCTGCACCACCTGCATCGGCAATTCCGGCCCGCTGCCGGAAGCCATCTCGGAGTGCATCAACGCCAACGACCTGGTCGCCGCCTCGGTGCTCTCGGGCAACCGCAACTTCGAAGGCCGGGTCAACCCCGACGTGCGCGCCAACTACCTGGCCTCGCCGCCGCTGGTCGTCGCCTATGCCATCGCCGGCACCATGAACAAGAACCTCGCCACCGACCCGCTCGGCACGGGTTCCGACGGCAAGCCCGTCTATCTCAAGGACATCTGGCCGACCAACCAGGAGATCGCCGACATCGTTCGCACGGTGATCACCCCCAAGATGTTCCTCGGCCGCTACTCCGACGTGTTCAAGGGCGACGAGAACTGGCAGGCCATCGCCGTCGACGGCGGCGAGACCTATCGCTGGAACTCGAGCTCCACCTATGTGCAGAACCCGCCCTATTTCGAGGGTCTGACCATGGAGCCGGCGCCGGTCACCGACATCCAGGAAGCGCGCGTGCTGAGCCTCTTCCTCGACTCGATCACCACCGATCACATCTCGCCCGCCGGCTCGTTCAAGGCCGGCACGCCGGCCGGCAAATACCTGGTCGAGCGCCAGGTGGCGCCCAAGGATTTCAACTCCTATGGCGCCCGTCGCGGCAACCACGAGGTGATGATGCGCGGCACCTTCGCCAATATCCGCATCAAGAACCAGATGGTGCCGGGCGTCGAAGGCGGCTTCACCAAGGGCCCGACCGGCGAGGTGATGCCGATGTACGACGCCGCCATGGCCTACCAGAAGTCGAACACGCCGCTGGTGATCTTCGCCGGCAAGGAGTACGGCACCGGCTCGTCGCGTGACTGGGCCGCCAAGGGCACCCGCCTGCTCGGCGTCCGCGCCGTCATCGCCCAGAGCTTCGAGCGCATCCACCGCTCGAACCTGATCGGCATGGGCGTCCTGCCGCTGCAGTTCGCCGACGGCGAGAGCTGGCAGACCCTGCATCTCGACGGCAGCGAGACGGTGACGATCGAGGGCCTCACCACGCTGACCCCGCGCTCCACCGTCAAGGTGAAGATCGTGCGCGCCGACGGCCGCATCGAGGAAGTCTCGACCCGCTGCCGCATCGATACGGTGAACGAGCTCGAGTACTACCAGCACGGCGGCATCCTGCACTACGTACTGCGCAACCTGGTCGCGGCCTAG
- a CDS encoding heme exporter protein CcmD — MIAEGAHLEFIVWAYAGVAVLTLALCGYVAWDARRVKQRLAELDKAGIRRRSAGSNS, encoded by the coding sequence ATGATCGCCGAAGGCGCACATCTCGAGTTCATCGTCTGGGCCTATGCCGGGGTCGCCGTGCTGACGCTGGCGCTCTGCGGCTACGTCGCCTGGGACGCCCGGCGGGTGAAGCAGCGGCTGGCCGAGCTCGACAAGGCCGGGATTCGTCGGCGGTCGGCAGGATCGAACAGTTGA
- a CDS encoding heme ABC transporter permease encodes MSVDTVKQPHWFSRLAHPGQFLAWSRYLVWPLAIATLLSFAIGLWFAFFNSPEDYQMGDMVRVMYVHVPNAWLSQLVYGVMAVSALGTLVWRHPLADVANKAAAPLGAVFTALALYTGALWGRPTWGTFWEWDGRMTSTLVLLLIYLGIIALWRAFDDQLKAGRIIAIVTLVGALNIPVIKFSVDWWNTLHQPASVFTASGPKMPASILTPLLVMMLAFTLLFALLQVVRMRTEILRRRAETLSRQAAFSAPSGSGAAK; translated from the coding sequence ATGTCCGTCGATACCGTTAAACAACCCCACTGGTTCAGCCGCCTGGCGCATCCGGGGCAGTTCCTCGCCTGGTCGCGCTATCTGGTCTGGCCGCTGGCCATCGCCACCCTGCTGAGCTTTGCCATCGGGTTGTGGTTCGCCTTCTTCAACTCGCCCGAGGACTACCAGATGGGCGACATGGTGCGCGTCATGTACGTGCACGTGCCGAACGCCTGGCTGAGCCAGCTGGTCTATGGGGTGATGGCGGTTTCGGCGCTCGGCACGCTGGTCTGGCGACACCCGCTGGCCGACGTCGCCAACAAGGCGGCGGCGCCGCTCGGCGCCGTGTTCACCGCGCTGGCGCTCTATACCGGGGCGCTCTGGGGCCGGCCGACCTGGGGCACGTTCTGGGAATGGGACGGGCGGATGACCTCGACGCTGGTACTGCTGCTGATCTATCTGGGCATCATCGCGCTGTGGCGAGCCTTCGACGACCAGCTGAAGGCGGGGCGGATCATCGCCATCGTCACCCTGGTCGGGGCGCTCAACATCCCGGTGATCAAGTTCTCGGTCGACTGGTGGAATACGCTGCACCAGCCGGCGAGCGTGTTCACCGCCTCGGGGCCGAAAATGCCGGCTTCGATTCTCACGCCGCTTCTCGTGATGATGCTGGCCTTCACGCTGCTGTTCGCGCTGCTGCAGGTGGTGCGAATGCGCACCGAGATCCTGCGCCGGCGGGCCGAAACGCTGAGCCGCCAGGCCGCCTTCAGCGCCCCCTCAGGATCAGGAGCCGCCAAATGA
- the ccmB gene encoding heme exporter protein CcmB yields MSAFLALIGRDLKLAFRAGGEALTLVLFFVMVAVIVPFAIGPDRPQLSRLAPGIVWIAAFLSMLLGLDRLFRNDDEDGALTLLRHADLPLEAVVAAKVMAHWLVTALPLLLATPVLALLLSMSWTQWGQTVLALAIGTPALVSFGALGAAVTVGLRRGGLIAPVLILPLSIPVMIFGVGMTDPLAGGGATLFLIALSLVVTAFSPFAAALALRVAGE; encoded by the coding sequence ATGAGCGCCTTCCTGGCCCTGATCGGGCGCGACCTGAAGCTGGCGTTCCGGGCCGGCGGCGAGGCGCTGACGCTGGTGCTGTTCTTCGTCATGGTGGCGGTGATCGTGCCGTTCGCCATCGGGCCGGACCGGCCGCAGCTCAGCCGGCTGGCACCGGGCATCGTCTGGATCGCGGCATTCCTGTCGATGCTGCTGGGGCTCGACCGGCTGTTCCGCAATGACGACGAGGATGGCGCGCTGACCCTGCTGCGGCATGCCGACCTGCCGCTCGAAGCCGTGGTTGCCGCAAAAGTGATGGCCCACTGGCTGGTGACGGCGCTGCCGCTGCTGCTGGCGACGCCGGTATTGGCGCTGCTGCTGTCGATGTCGTGGACGCAGTGGGGGCAGACGGTGCTGGCGCTCGCCATCGGCACGCCGGCGCTGGTGAGCTTCGGCGCGCTGGGCGCCGCGGTGACCGTGGGGTTGCGCAGGGGCGGGCTGATCGCCCCGGTGCTGATCCTGCCGCTGTCGATTCCGGTGATGATCTTCGGGGTCGGCATGACCGATCCGCTCGCCGGGGGTGGCGCGACATTGTTCCTCATTGCCTTGAGCCTCGTGGTGACGGCCTTCTCACCCTTCGCGGCCGCGCTTGCCTTGCGCGTGGCCGGGGAATAG
- a CDS encoding DUF2794 domain-containing protein gives MVDEPEQSGSGLLIDFAAAASPAAAGSQPANPNRFTPAVTFDRRELQTILNLYGRKVVDGEWRDYAIDFLRDRALFSIYKRASERPLYVVEKNPRLRLKQGQYMVLSQEGRILKRGHDLSTVLRVLELALVK, from the coding sequence ATGGTGGACGAACCCGAGCAGTCTGGATCAGGGTTACTCATCGACTTCGCGGCGGCGGCGAGCCCTGCTGCTGCCGGGTCCCAGCCGGCCAATCCCAACCGTTTCACACCGGCGGTCACCTTCGACCGCAGGGAATTGCAGACCATCCTCAACCTCTACGGCCGCAAGGTCGTCGACGGCGAGTGGCGCGACTACGCCATCGATTTCCTGCGCGACCGGGCCTTGTTCTCGATCTACAAGCGCGCCTCCGAGCGGCCGCTCTATGTGGTCGAGAAGAACCCCAGGCTGCGCCTCAAGCAGGGCCAGTACATGGTGCTGAGCCAGGAGGGCCGCATTCTGAAACGCGGCCATGACCTCTCCACCGTGCTCCGCGTCCTGGAACTCGCCCTGGTCAAATGA
- a CDS encoding DUF1223 domain-containing protein — translation MLFRSILCGVSLSLALLSPTLAGEIKLAPKAVLELFTSQGCASCPKADAMLTEMSKRPDVLALAYHVDYWDYIGWEDTFGTKENSDRQRDYAESWGSSRIFTPQLVVNGKGGLVGSKRDAVTKALGGASLPLDVKLVEAADDMLQISVPGKPGETDAMIWLVTFLDHADVTIERGENEGKKVGYTQIVTGRQVLGMWKADAGAELTLPLSEVLTGRSNGAVILIQADRAGLPGPILGAASFTR, via the coding sequence ATGCTTTTTCGTTCGATCCTTTGCGGCGTCTCCCTTTCGCTTGCCCTGCTCTCCCCCACCCTTGCGGGCGAGATCAAGCTTGCGCCCAAGGCCGTGCTGGAGCTGTTCACCTCGCAGGGCTGCGCCTCCTGCCCCAAGGCCGACGCCATGCTCACCGAGATGAGCAAGCGCCCCGACGTGCTCGCTCTCGCCTATCACGTCGACTACTGGGACTATATCGGCTGGGAAGACACCTTCGGCACCAAGGAGAACTCCGACCGCCAGCGTGACTATGCCGAGAGCTGGGGCTCCTCCCGGATCTTCACGCCGCAGCTGGTGGTCAATGGCAAGGGCGGTCTCGTCGGCTCCAAGCGCGACGCCGTGACCAAGGCTCTGGGCGGCGCCTCGCTGCCGCTTGACGTCAAGCTGGTGGAAGCCGCCGACGACATGCTGCAGATCTCGGTTCCCGGCAAGCCAGGCGAGACCGATGCAATGATCTGGCTCGTCACCTTCCTCGACCACGCCGACGTCACCATCGAACGCGGCGAGAACGAGGGCAAGAAAGTCGGTTATACGCAGATCGTCACCGGTCGCCAGGTGCTGGGCATGTGGAAGGCCGATGCCGGCGCCGAACTGACCCTGCCGCTTTCCGAAGTGCTGACCGGCCGCTCCAACGGTGCCGTCATCCTGATCCAGGCGGATCGCGCCGGCCTGCCGGGCCCGATCCTCGGCGCCGCAAGCTTTACCCGCTGA